The Accipiter gentilis chromosome 8, bAccGen1.1, whole genome shotgun sequence genomic sequence GACAAAATCACTGCTGAcatttttagtttcattttagaagaaaagatgTCTCGTTCCTCAAGATCGGAAGGAAGATGCTTTTGGCCACCTTGCTTCAGATGTGCAAATGGAACAGCTGGACTACTGGGGATGGGAGTGAAAGCTGACAATAGCAAATGTAAGGCTGATGCATAAGCAAAAATGAATCCTATTTGATATTAAAACGCTTGGGGTTTTAAGAACTCTGGTAGTAGAAGCAATAGCTACTCAAACATTTAATATAGCATGGGCTTTAACAACTGCAACCCATAAAGAGTAGTAGTCATACGTGGTTCCTAGCTGGCATTTTCCAACACCTTCAGGTTTGGTCTAAAAATAGCGGCCCATCTTTGGTTGCAGCCTGCCAACAGACACTGGGAGAAAAGCAAGGAACCCCTTTGCCTCACCCTTCAGCTGACAATTAGCAAGTTACTCAGTTACTGTGCTTCAGTGTTTCTTTTGTCTGTGACCCAGCCATCAAGCACTAATGGGTGCTGCCTCGTTCGCCGTACAGTTCCAAGTGGAAAACTCGCTGTGAGCACCACTGTCGGTTAAATCCACCTGTAAGAGTGCTAGAGACAAGGAGCAGCTGGTACTACATCAGGCTTAAACTCCTTCAGTAATGCAGAGAGGTGTTACATGACTTGGAAAGCCTCACCTCTGGAGGCAGGTGAGCCTCTGCACTACCATAATTCACAAACCAACTTCAAATTACTAAAAGTAGTCGTTCTTCTGGCTCAGTGCTCTGTGTGATGTGGCATACGTGTACCTGAGAGAGGCGGCTCTGCTGCAGGTTCAGGCAGCGGAGGAGGAGGGCAGTGCCTCATCTAACGCTGCTGGAGGGGAACACTGCGAGGGGTTACGCGCTCTTCCCTCAAGCTCACAGCACGGCTCTCCAGGCTCAGCCAACATGTACTCTTAGCCTGAAAGGCAATAAACCAGAGACACCTAAGCTTCTGTGCATAATTAGCAAATGCGGTCTAAACCCACCCCGTTTCTCCAGTTTGTATTTGGGCTTGGGCAGCCGGAGGTACACAGTTAATGCACAGCACAGACTTAGTTTGTTAGtaaaataaaccagaaacaaGTCATTTAATTACATGTAGCCCCTGACCTACCATCTTGAAGTCAACACCCTGACTTGGTCCTTCGTTAGAGCATGTGAATGACTTTCACAACAACAAGGTCTAAGGATCAAGGAGGTTTACTTTATTACTATAAACCACTTTATGTTCTTGCGCTTCACATAAATATCCTGATGACAACAAAAAAGGCACATCTATGAAGACATCATGCACCTTGTCtgtgtctatttttattttattacaagaacAATCACTCCCTCTCCACTAGAAATAAAAGCCTAGAACTGCTTGTATGACATATACCTCTCTGTATTGACAAAATACTCAAAACAGTTGGTAAAAATTTACATTTCTACAAATTCTAAAAATGACACTGCATATCTAAATGGCAAGTTCCACCTTGCCTGGGACAAAAGGACAGTGTAAAAAGAAGGTGGTTTGACTCATCAGATTCAAGAAATTCAAGCATCACTTACAGTTTCATTCCAAAACTTACTGATTTAGAACAGTAAGTTTTAAGTTGACATTAACAGCCTACTTTATATGCACAAAGCACTCGCTCCTTCTGGTTTCTGCTCGTCTTCCATTACCATCCTGAAGAGATGAATGTTCATATttcaatgaaaatacaaaaaatttttacaaatacatatttctttttaaaagtacttgTCCCATAACACCTCTAGATTCCCATTTAAGCCCATTCCCTTCATTCCcccaaaaagtaaaataattcatTCTTTAGTGTAACATACTTAACTAGAGCTAAAATGGCAGGCTTAGCAGCTTTCTCACTTCACTTACTTACAGGTTTTGAAGAGATAAGAGTTGTTATGGTCTTTTTAAAACAGATAGATGAAGAAAGATGTATACTCTAAATGAATGAGGTCAATTTTCATACATTCAGTGGTGTAAATAAATACCAGCAGAGTTTTATAGGAAAGTGAGTATAAGTTTAAGGGTTTTATTATCAAAGTTTTGTAAAACAATTTCAGAAACTGTACATCAACATGGCACAGACTGTAGCCTACTTTTGTCTTTTTATCTGCACAAAAGTAAAAGCTCTTGAACTTCGGTAACTAAGAAAACAGCTTGCCTAACTACTTTGCATATAGCATGGAATCACTGTGTGCATAAGATTACTACTGCAGTGACAGTAAACACAAATTTATTAGTTTATACAACTTGAGATCAAGTAAAAAGTACATTATCAAGTagacttgcttttaaaagcataCGAAGGTCAATTTTAAAATGCACTACCTTTTTGCAATGTGTTTAGCTCTAACAAATAAAACAACCTGGATTATGAAAACTGCACAAATCAACCTTTAATCACTGGGCACTGATCAAGCAGAGATTTTCACTTCCCAAGGCTCAAAAAGAAAAGCTAAGAACCATTGCACCTTGCCTGAGATGGATTTGAACTGACAGATTTAAAAAAGCCCTCAAAAAGGTTAGTGCATTTTAACTTTGTCAAAGCCAAACAAAATccaccaggaaaaacaaaacaaaacaaaacaaccccagccatgtggcttaaaaaaaaacaaaaccagaaaactatCTATATCAGAatgctttttttcagatgtactgtcaatttttttttgtgtagtcACACTTAAGACCCTTAAGTAGATCCACCATATGTTGTAGGACTTTAGAACATTTAGGATGTTTCTGCCACAATCAACATGCAGTCAGTGCATTCCCTATACTGCTCTATTACTGCAATGAATCAAATTCTAGAAACACTATCATAAGTGAGCTGATTTACTAAAGGAGATCATACAACAAACAGTCCATGCCTGCTGTAGATGCATGCAGCTTTTTACTTTTGCTTGAAGCATCACCAAGTTAGTAAAAATTGCTTGGCTACGCAATCCCTTTCGGCCGTAACAAGAATGGTTACCTTTCTATAAAGCTTTTGATGTGAGTTAGTATCAGGAGATTTACAAACCATGTATAGCTTAGAGCTGTATACATCTAGATTTAGGATTAACAAGTACAGCATAAAAGAATCACACAGGAATGACACTGATGCACGTCTGCAGCTGTGTTCACTGCAAAGGCAAAATTCAGTCACTCATATCCATGTCCTCTTCATGATGATCATCCCCATTTACTTTTGATTCCCTTGCTGAATCTCCACTTCCTTTATCGGCAGCAGACTCCTTTACTTTAGGGGAGGAAGAAtctgccattttcttttcttcctttttctccttctcgcTGTCATATCCTTGTTCTTCTTCATCATAATCCCTTGTGACCTGCTTTGccgagataaaaaaaaaaaaaagtaaaacttgcttTCAAAGCCCCTGTTGGTTTAACACTACAGTACAGGCAGTGAAGTTAAACAGGTTTTTAAACATACTTTCACATCTTTATCACTCTCGGATTTTCGGTCTCGATCCTTctctttgtctttgcttttttttttcttgcttgttgaCCGCTCCCTCTCATCTCTACTTCTCTCCTTGTCTttatccttctttttttcctttttatgcctACAACGATAAAGTACGTATAAGAATGAAAACCCCTAACACACCATTCCATAACTAGAAGACAGACCATATCCAGACTGTTACCCATAGTTCATTACAAATCTAAAGGCAGAAATAGTGGTGTGCAACTACAATACACCATTCCCTTTCAGAAAATAACCAAACATCCCAATTTCTTAGCTCTGGATCAAACACAAACACCACAAAGCGAAGTCTAATAAATACTGTGTTAAGAATAGCAACGTGATAGTGTTTTATGAAGGAGCACCTCAAGTTCCCCATTTAGGGAGACAGGATCACAAAATGCCCAGGCCCACCCAAAAGTCAGTTGACTCCCATTGTACAGAGCCAAATGAGCTGGGAACTCTGGGTATCTCCTACTCCTCACCCCTGGAATACCTCAATGTTTGGAGTTCTTGTGCACTAACAGAGAAGCTCTATGCTTGAAGCCAATTAAATTATGATAAAAGTGGTAGCAGGCAGCAGAGATCCTTTCTCTCTCAAGAAGTCAACCTATGGGCTGGGTATAAGGAAGAAGCCTAACACACACCATCTTCAAAACAACCCCACTGTGATCTTTGCTGTAGTTCACATCTTGGGAATTTTCCACCCAGGCAcctatatttttgtattattattattattattattattatttttttagccaAGAGGCTTACTGACCTTCTTGGAGATGGGGACCGGGACATTTTCCTTTTAGGAGACCTGGGTTTTTTAGGTGACCGTGTTCCACTCCTGCTTCTTCTACGTCGTCTTTCTCTGCAGGAAAGAGAGATCAAAGTTTATTggggtttcttttggtttggtcccccaccccccacccctctaAATCTACAAATACATCTCTGGCTCCAAAACAAGGACTGTTCAAAAGGTGGTAAATATGTATAACTCAAAATGGTTATTTACTATTAGCAGTACTGCAAAGGCCCTGCAGTTGCTGATCAGCAGAGTAAGTTGTTTCCTGTTCTATCTCCACCTTCATGAACAAATTGCTAGCTTAGACTCTAACAGGGATACTGACTCTTTTtgcaaatagaaacaaaacagtttgtTCTTGTTAATATTGCAAGTTAATTttggaagtttttaaaaaaagaatggtgcacattttgcatatatttattCCATAAATCAGGAAAGAGTTTAACAGTGACCTCAAAGCATCATACTCTTTGATACAGAGCAAGCAGAAACTATTCTAAGCCCAAACAATACCTCCAGAAACTTACtgtatcaggagaaaaaaaataatgcatcttATAGACATAGGTAGAGAGAGTATACACATGCGTTTGTGCATATACCCAACATATCCACAACAGAATCATCATCCTATTACATACAAGAATGTTCTTTCTATTAGAGTGGATAAAGCATGCTGGAAATGGAGACCAAGGAAAACTTTCATGTTACTGTACCTGCTTGTGCTTCTTGATCGTCTAGTTGTGCTGTAGCTTTTGGGGGGAGTTTTAGAacgtttcttttctttctcttccttctttttatccCTTTtagtaaaatacagattttaagtTTAAGTCATTTTCAAACTATACAAGCAGCATTCACTACTTCTGCTGTAGGAAAAATGAACAAAGACATGATAACTACACTGGATAGCATACACTGTTTAGTATTTCTGGGGCCAGTCACATTatattaatgaaaacaaagattACATTAtctacagcaaaataaaagaacagcTCTTTTATAGCTTCTGTGTACAAACAGCACAAAATCTGCAAGTCCAGATGCCCACATTTCCTGCTTTCCAAAGACAGCTACTGAGTAATGTAGCTAATGCCTGCTGCATCTGTGGACTCTTAGGAAAAGCATGTTACATGTTTTTATGTAACTAACGGTGCACATGTATAGGGCAAGTGTAATATAATTCTACAAGATGTTACCAGAGACTGTGACTTTAAAAAGAGCTACTAGTTAATTTTgcctttggttttttgtgggttttgtttttctttcttctttttttttttttaaattaagcactGTTGTGgcttaacgccagccagcaacgaagcaccatgcagctgctcactcactcccctccacccagcgggatggggggagggaattaaaaaaaaaaaaaaaagaaaaaaagtaaaactcgtgggttgagataagaacagtttaataggacagaagaaactaataatgataacaataataaaatggcaataatagtaataaaaggatcagaatatacacgtgatgcacaatgcaattgctcaccacttgctgacctaTGCCCAGTTAGTCTCCGAGTGGGAATCCCACCTAGCCCcgatccccccagtttatatactggccatgacgtcacacagtatggaatacccgtttggccagtttgggtcagctgccctggctgtgtcccctcccaacttcttgtgcccctccagccttcttgctggctgggcaggagaagctgaaaaaatccttgacttcatctaaacatcacttagcaacaactgaaaacatcagtgtgttatcaacattcttctgtactgaacccaaaacataatactataccagctaccaggaaggcAATTAGCTCTATCCCAACCTAAACCAGGACAAGCATCAACATTTAATAATTTCACTTCTGGCAAACAGAACAGATTTACTGAAACAATTACCTGGTTTTGGATGTGCTCCTAGaccttctgcttctctctctggAATGAGATCTTCTTCGCCTTGGACTTTTAGATCGCCTCCTGCTTCTTGATTTTGAATGGGACCTTCTCCTTGATCTGCTCCTTGACCGTCTACCAGTAACACATTGTACATGGGAGTTAAATGTATGAAATTTTGATATACTATTCAGAATCCATCTGAGCAGTGCTAACGGTATTGTAATGCACAATGATATAGAAAACAGAGATATAGAAGACAGCAGAGTACTCTCATGGAGTCTgccaaggaaatggaaaaaagacGTGCACAAATGCTAAATGTCAAAGAGCAATGATGCTTCAATCAGCTCTCTTATTGCTCTCCTTGTGAGAAAATATCAGTCCTATTGTAGAGGAAAACTGATAAGTCACGTTGAAATGTGACGAAATTTTTAGAACACTAAACCAAATACAAGCCAATTACTGAATATGCAAATAACAAAGTACAAGTGGGAAGCCCACAGTTAAAATGGCTTTGCACAGACCACTGCCATGCACTGTCTACTTTGAGTTGACAAGGCAAGAGCACAAATGAGCCATACATCCTTCTGTTTGGGTAGGACAATATTAAGTTCTCTAGTCAGGATACCTGAACAGAATTGATCTCCAAGTAAATCATAACttagaaaacactggaaaaacttTTGTCCCAGACACTTCCACTAAGCTGCATTTGCTGCACATACTAGAAACAGTCTAACAGGTAAGCAATTATGTACGTAAATAATGATGCCCAGAGAAGCCTCCTACTATTTGGTTTTAAGACAAATTGTAATTACTACATGAGCACACTGGAAAGAGACTGAAGAAAGAACAGAGGTTTAAGGGACTACTGTAAAATGGACAGCCTACAATGGCCTAGGTTTTCACAGTAGTGAGGGCTGTGTAAAAACCAAGGCTCTGTGCTAAGGAGTTTCTTATCTGATACAAGAAACAGTTTATCGTTAAATAAAATCAGAGTCCAAACACTGCTAGGACTAGGTGTCTTGAACTTCTTTCTGCAGTagtttaaagtatttttgaagtattttttcctatCACCTCTCTCCCACCCTTTCTACAAAACCAGAGGTAGAGCTCCATCTCACACTACAGTCTAGCCAAATCACAGCCTCATCTTTCTTCAGACCATTTGCATTCTTCCCTCTCCTCAGCCTCTATGAGTGAAGTGCCACTTCCAAGAAGTATTTTTGAAGGAATTGTTTCagctatgtggtttttttttttttttaaggcaaataaGCTAACTACCTGTGTCTAGATGAAGAAGGTGTCCTTCTCCTCCTTGAGCGTGACCTTGATCTTGAATGCCTTcgtttttcatcttttttgtctggagttaaaaaggaaaagcagagttaAAAAACCCATTGTTATTTTAGCATTCAAAaagattttataaagaaaaggaagttgAGCTTCACGTTATAGATATAAGTAAGATAAAGAAAGCCTAAGGAATACTTTGACATTTGAAATTAAGGCTTATCTATCTTTTTCCTCAAAAGATGACACAAAGAATGACCATGATCTGACATTTGTGGATGAACTGTTGCATCTTGTTCTAACATAAAATCTATTGaaataaactataaaaaaaaaaataaaaaaatctgcaaacTTCCACAGATTAGgaactgaaagaaaggaaatcatCCCCAAGAACAAACATCACTAGGATATCAAGTGGTTAAACCACTTGCTGTTTCCACTGAAATCTCAGAGATGGCAGTGTGAGCTTCAGTTTTCAAATCAAGTGAATTTTGGGAAAACCAGATGATTAATTTCCTGCATCATTCTGCAGGACACATACAGCATTCACACTGTAGGACAATTAAAAACCTGTCAACTATAAATTAAGTCACTATAGAACATGAAAGTATTAAGCCAATATTTTGCAGACCAATAGCTTTTATCATATACTAGGTGAAAACTCCATCTTGAATTGAATGAGGTATTCTGTGATTTAAAATTACCTGGCTCTATAGCAGCAGAAATTAATGACTGTGCTTCTCGTACTCTTTTCATAGCTTCTTCTATTTCTTTACTGGAGGTATCTGATTTCAGACTTGGTGAAACAAGACCTGCAGCTACATGGTTCAACCTggtaaataaaaaacaattttagaaatTCAGTATTGATGAATCCAAGAAATACATGCCTCCACTGTCAGTTTGCAGCCTATTCAAAGTGACTGATCTAAGTGAATCGGAATCCGCCTGCGTTTTGTCACCATTCAGATAACAGAGTAGTAATTCTAAGACGTGATATCTGTGCCTGAAAACAGTGGCACAAGATACTAGTTCGTATGGCTCTTAGAATTCCAGTAAACTGTAAATAGCAGGAAAGTTTGTATTGGCTTGCACAGATATGTTTCTAATGACACTTTTCAGAACATTTTTGTACAACACAAA encodes the following:
- the SRSF11 gene encoding serine/arginine-rich splicing factor 11 isoform X1, whose amino-acid sequence is MASSSGTDVIQVTNVSPSASSEQMRTLFGFLGKIEELRLFPPDDSPLPVSSRVCFVKFHDPDSAVVAQHLTNTVFVDRALIVVPYAEGVIPDETKALSLLAPANAVAGLLPGGGLLPTPNPLSQIGAVPLAALGAPALDPALAALGLPGANLNSQSLAADQLLKLMSTVDPKLNHVAAGLVSPSLKSDTSSKEIEEAMKRVREAQSLISAAIEPDKKDEKRRHSRSRSRSRRRRTPSSSRHRRSRSRSRRRSHSKSRSRRRSKSPRRRRSHSRERSRRSRSTSKTRDKKKEEKEKKRSKTPPKSYSTTRRSRSTSRERRRRRSRSGTRSPKKPRSPKRKMSRSPSPRRHKKEKKKDKDKERSRDERERSTSKKKKSKDKEKDRDRKSESDKDVKQVTRDYDEEEQGYDSEKEKKEEKKMADSSSPKVKESAADKGSGDSARESKVNGDDHHEEDMDMSD
- the SRSF11 gene encoding serine/arginine-rich splicing factor 11 isoform X2, whose amino-acid sequence is MASSSGTDVIQVTNVSPSASSEQMRTLFGFLGKIEELRLFPPDDSPLPVSSRVCFVKFHDPDSAVVAQHLTNTVFVDRALIVVPYAEGVIPDETKALSLLAPANAVAGLLPGGGLLPTPNPLSQIGAVPLAALGAPALDPALAALGLPGANLNSQSLAADQLLKLMSTVDPKLNHVAAGLVSPSLKSDTSSKEIEEAMKRVREAQSLISAAIEPDKKDEKRRHSRSRSRSRRRRTPSSSRHRRSRSRSRRRSHSKSRSRRRSKSPRRRRSHSRERSRRSRSTSKTRDKKKEEKEKKRSKTPPKSYSTTRRSRSTSRERRRRRSRSGTRSPKKPRSPKRKMSRSPSPRRHKKEKKKDKDKERSRDERERSTSKKKKSKDKEKDRDRKSESDKDVKVTRDYDEEEQGYDSEKEKKEEKKMADSSSPKVKESAADKGSGDSARESKVNGDDHHEEDMDMSD
- the SRSF11 gene encoding serine/arginine-rich splicing factor 11 isoform X3, translated to MSTVDPKLNHVAAGLVSPSLKSDTSSKEIEEAMKRVREAQSLISAAIEPDKKDEKRRHSRSRSRSRRRRTPSSSRHRRSRSRSRRRSHSKSRSRRRSKSPRRRRSHSRERSRRSRSTSKTRDKKKEEKEKKRSKTPPKSYSTTRRSRSTSRERRRRRSRSGTRSPKKPRSPKRKMSRSPSPRRHKKEKKKDKDKERSRDERERSTSKKKKSKDKEKDRDRKSESDKDVKQVTRDYDEEEQGYDSEKEKKEEKKMADSSSPKVKESAADKGSGDSARESKVNGDDHHEEDMDMSD